CAACGTTGACACCGAAGAAAACGATTTGATCCAATTCAACAGCCAAATCGAAAAGCGTGCGGAGCCGGATGCCGTAGCCTGGATCAACAACAATTTTTTTGCCACAGCCAATGAAGGCGACTACGAAGACGAAAACGGTGAAGAGGGCGGCAGCCGCGGCTTCACCATTTTTAATACCCAGGGCGAGGCGGTTTATCAATCTGCGGAATCCTTTGAACTGTGGCTGGCCTCCATGGGCCATTACAATGAAGGCCGTTCGGAAAACAAAGGCTGTGAACCCGAGGCTGTTGAAGTCGGTGTTTACGGCAAAAATCGGACGCTGCTCTTTGTGGGTTCCGAGCGCTGCAATGCTGTCGGGGTTTACGACGTAAGCAAATCCGGTGAGCCCTGTCCGTTGCAGGTTCTGCCCACGGGTATCGGCCCCGAGGGATTGAAGGCCGTTCCCCAGCGCAATCTGTTCGTGGCATCCACCGAAGAGATGGAGGCGGCTGAAAACGGAATCCCGACCATGATCAACATTTATAAACTTAAAAAAGGCGCACCCGCTTATCCCATGATTGTTTCGGCTGCTGACGACGACGGCGTACCCATTCCCTGGGTGGCCCTGTCCGGGCTTGCCGGTGATCCGGAAAATCCGGATATCCTTTATGCGGTGAGTGATTCTTTTCTGGCCGAGGGGTTTGTTTACACCATTGATGTTTCCCAAAACCCTGCCTTAATCGTTGACCGTATGCAGGTTACCGGCACAGACGAAGACCTTGACCTTGAAGGTATTGCTGTCGGACCTGACGGCAGCTTCTGGCTGTGCAGCGAAGGCAACGCCGACGGCCGTCCCAATCTATTTCTTAAAGTGAATCCTGAAACAGGAGAGGTTTTAAAAGAAGTAACACTGCCCTCGGGTCTGGAAACCAATGCCCGCAAGAACGGTTTTGAAGGCATTGCCGTAACCGGTAAAGCGGGTGCCGAGGTCGTTTATGTGGCAATTCAGCGCGCCTGGCCGGACAGTGGTGACACAGATGAGGTCAACACCAAAATCGGCCGTTACGATGTGGCCACAGGTGACTGGTCCTTTGTCTATTATCCCCTGGAAGCGGAGGGCAATGGCGGCTGGATTGGGCTGTCCGAACTGACTCTTCTGCCTGACGGCCCCTTTGCTGTCATTGAACGTGACAAGGGTTGGGGACCAAGCACCGGCCTCATTGCCGAACTTAAAGCGGTGTATAGTGTTGATCTTGCTTCTGCTCAATTTCGCGCCCTGGGTGATGCTGACGGGCTTGCCACCCTTGATAAAACGCTGCTTTGGGACCTGCTGCCAAAGATGACCGATGCAAGTATCTGGACCGCTGAAAAACTTGAAGGCCTGGCCGTGGCAGCCGACGGACAGGTTTATGCAGTTACAGATAACGACGGGGTGGACGAAGCCACAGGGGAAACCCTGTTCCTGCGTCTGGGGTTTCGGCAAAAATGATGAATTACCGTATCTTTAGGTTTCGCCGATAAAAAGATACGATACGTAAAACCAGAACGAAATACGATTGACCGGCCCGGCAGATTTTCCGGGCCGGTCAATTTAAGGGCTTGTGTTCAACGGTCGGTGCCATTGGCGCCCATGGCAGACCTCGCATTTCACGAACGTTTTTTGAGACTCAAGAAAAAGGTGTCATATTTCTAAAACAAGGACTCCGAGCCTTACTTCTGTCATTTCCCACATTTCTAAAATCATTGGGAGCGCTTGATCATGCCATTATTGAAGACCTTGGCAGTACTCATTTCCCTTGTTGCTATCATCCGAATACATGATTTTGAAAATTCATATCCATACGAGTTGCCATGGGTTCAATCTTGTATTTAATTTCCTTTACACACAGAGACTATTTTTCTACTGTACTGTGTAAGATTAATTCTAATCCAAATTTAGGAAGTAAAAACAAACTATGATCTTTTTATTTTCTATTTCAGGCTTTACGGCTATTGACTCTTTCTAAAATAAACTGGTCAATTAAATTTTAGGATAACTTATATGAGCATAATTCATGTCACTCAGATAGCATCAAAAATCAGAGAGCTTTTCGAAGGTAAAATTGATTTAACTGATATCGGTGAAAATGATTCGCAGAGGACTGTAAAGGTATTAAGCAGATGCCTGGCGGCTTATGCTGTTTATAACTATACTGGATGCCCGTGTGCAGAGGCAGCATTATCAGTCGTTGATGGAGGGGATGATAATGGGATAGATGCAATTTATTATTCCCCATCCTCGCGGCAAATGGTAATGGTTCAGTCAAAATGGATTCAAAAAGGAACCGGTGAACCTGAAAGTGGAGAAATAGGAAAGTTCTGCCAAGGAATCAGGGACCTGTTCAATATGAATTTTGACCGCTTTAACCAAAAACTCCAGAATAAACAAACAACTATCGAACATGCTTTACAAGAATACGACACCAGATATACTGTAATCCTTATCGATACGGGTGATAGAGGGCTTGCTGAACATGGTCAAAGACAGATCGATGATCTTTTGCATGAAATGAACGATGCCGGAGAAGGCGTCGATGAGCAACTGGTTGAATTTGAAAGAATGAACCAGGGTAGAGTTCATTCCTCTCTCGCCCTGAGCGCAGGCAATCAGCCGATAGATTTTGAAGTGGGTCTGTCTCATTGGGGAAAAATATCCGAACCATACTCTGCTTTTTATGGAATGGTTGCTGGTGAAGAGGTTGCAAAATGGTGGACTGATAATGGCCGTAGATTATTTGATAAAAACCTACGCCAGGTACTGGGAAAAACCGATGTAAATGACGAAATAAGGGCCACAATTATCTCAGCTCCAGATAAATTTTGGTACTTCAATAACGGCATTACGATCGTTGCAACAAAAATTGAGAAATCCATGGTTGGTGGGAATACAAGAGATATTGGTTCTTTTAAATTGACAGGAGCTTCTGTCGTGAACGGAGCTCAGACTGTAAGTACAATTGGCTCCTACTTAAAAGAAGGCGGAATTGGTTTAAATAAAGTGAAGGTGCAGGTTCGAGTTATAAATTTGTCTGAGGCTCCTGAAAGCTTTGGAGCAGAAGTAACACGGACCAACAACCGGCAAAATAAAATCGAGAATAGGGATTTTGTATCCCAGGATCCTGAACAGGTCAGGATAAAGACCGAATTAGCAATAGATGGGGTTGATTATAATATTGTTAGGTCTAATTCATTTAAAGCCAGTGACAAATCTTTTGATCTTCAGGAGGCGACCGCAGCCATAGCTTGCTGCTCAGGCGACCCAAGACTTGCAGTCCAAGCCAAAAGAGAAATCGGCAAATTTTATGAAGATCTCAACAAAGGTCTCTATAAGACGATCTTCAACGGTTCTACGACAGGCAGATATGTCTTTAGCTGTATAAAAATAGCAAGAGTTGTTGACGTGTATTTACTATCAAAAATATCTAAGTTGTCAAAAAAAAGTGGTCGCTATTACGGCCTGTTGGTACACGGCAACAGAATAATAACCCTTGTCGCTGTTCAGAGGCTTACGTTAAATATTGCCGCTAAGGAAAATGATTTTGAATTGGATGCCGGAAAACTTGTTTCTGTAACAGACAAAATGATTCAAACGATTTTTGATTATTTGGAAGAAAAATATGCTGACAATATGCTTGGAACGTTATTTAAAAATTTGTCTAAATGCAAAGATATTGTTGAATATTGTAAGAATCAAAATATTGCATAAAGACTATAGATAAAAATAGCTATTCTCAAGGAGAATTATCAAAATCATACCTCCCAAAATATGTCTATTTATGTGGACAAAAGGCTTTATTGAAAGGGATGTTGACCCCTTTTGTTATTGATGATGTTATATTCAAATCTTATTAATATATAAAGGAAGCTTGTAAAAGGGTCAAGTCTGCTCTTGGCTCATTCAAGTAAAGGTGTTGATTTTAAATAAGATTTTTAGGTATCCGTTTCCGTGCCTTATGAGATGATCGGTCATGAAACAAAATCCCGGCGTGTTGTGGGCCATCAGCGAGAGCTGAATGAAAAGAAAGATGCCGGAACTGCAATTGATGGAGGTGATCTATGGCAGGATTTAACCCCATATTTACCATAACCAACCGCATGACAGCCGCCATCACCCAGATTGAACGGGCCCGGGGTTTTCTGGAAGCGGCAAGGTTGTCCGACGACTGGGTAAACGATATGGGGAATCAGGCGCTGATTAAAGAGGCCCATCATACCACCCATATCGAAGGGACTCGGCTGACATTGGATCAAGCCGAACGCTTATGGAAAGGAGAAGCGGTACCGGAGGCCGACCCGGATGATACCAGAGAACTGTTGAACTACCGGTCTGCTTTTGAATTTGTATCCCAATGCCTGGATAGCGGCGATCCGATTACGGAAGGAATGATTCGCGAAATTCATCGAAAACTGGTTGAAGGCGTTCGAGGCGGTAAAGCCGATCCGGGTAACTATCGACGGATTCAAAACTATGTAGCCAATTCTTCTACAGGCGAAGTGATTTATACCCCTCCATCTGCGGTGGAAGTGCCGATTATGATGTCTGAATTGGTTAAATGGCTAAATTCAGATCTTGAAATCCACCCGGTTTTTATCAGTGGGATTTCCCAATTCCAGCTGGTTCATATCCATCCGTTCCTTGACGGTAACGGTCGAGCATCAAGGTTATTGTCAACCCTCTGTCTTTACAAGGCTGGATATGATTTTAAACGCCTGTTCA
This window of the uncultured Desulfobacter sp. genome carries:
- a CDS encoding Fic family protein, producing MAGFNPIFTITNRMTAAITQIERARGFLEAARLSDDWVNDMGNQALIKEAHHTTHIEGTRLTLDQAERLWKGEAVPEADPDDTRELLNYRSAFEFVSQCLDSGDPITEGMIREIHRKLVEGVRGGKADPGNYRRIQNYVANSSTGEVIYTPPSAVEVPIMMSELVKWLNSDLEIHPVFISGISQFQLVHIHPFLDGNGRASRLLSTLCLYKAGYDFKRLFTISEYYDRDRPTFYKKIQSVRENDMDMTGWLEYFIIGLETQMIEVKERGERVIRRDVMVQKYGLNERQGKAVEFLLTHGKLTIKNFEKLCPEVNRRSLQRDLKSFLEKGLIKESGAGPTDPTRHYVLS
- a CDS encoding AIPR family protein — translated: MSIIHVTQIASKIRELFEGKIDLTDIGENDSQRTVKVLSRCLAAYAVYNYTGCPCAEAALSVVDGGDDNGIDAIYYSPSSRQMVMVQSKWIQKGTGEPESGEIGKFCQGIRDLFNMNFDRFNQKLQNKQTTIEHALQEYDTRYTVILIDTGDRGLAEHGQRQIDDLLHEMNDAGEGVDEQLVEFERMNQGRVHSSLALSAGNQPIDFEVGLSHWGKISEPYSAFYGMVAGEEVAKWWTDNGRRLFDKNLRQVLGKTDVNDEIRATIISAPDKFWYFNNGITIVATKIEKSMVGGNTRDIGSFKLTGASVVNGAQTVSTIGSYLKEGGIGLNKVKVQVRVINLSEAPESFGAEVTRTNNRQNKIENRDFVSQDPEQVRIKTELAIDGVDYNIVRSNSFKASDKSFDLQEATAAIACCSGDPRLAVQAKREIGKFYEDLNKGLYKTIFNGSTTGRYVFSCIKIARVVDVYLLSKISKLSKKSGRYYGLLVHGNRIITLVAVQRLTLNIAAKENDFELDAGKLVSVTDKMIQTIFDYLEEKYADNMLGTLFKNLSKCKDIVEYCKNQNIA
- a CDS encoding esterase-like activity of phytase family protein, with product MKKLVAAATAGLILGLCPAEGFAHGHGMKQKKHHHQQRESQELFHHVGTFDVMAGNGSGVAEIVDVTTDGKQLVYTDGENQAIGFVDISDPANPAGQGTVDVGGEPTSLVVLDSLVLVGVNTSESYDNPSGQLVVVHRNTRQIVAVHELGGQPDSLALAPDHKRAAIVIENERDEDLNDGILPQLPSGTLLIVTLNGPAKKWKITEADLSDVKETAFAGTDLEVEYVDINSRNQAIVSFQENNHLAIVDLATGKTVNNFSAGTVELNNVDTEENDLIQFNSQIEKRAEPDAVAWINNNFFATANEGDYEDENGEEGGSRGFTIFNTQGEAVYQSAESFELWLASMGHYNEGRSENKGCEPEAVEVGVYGKNRTLLFVGSERCNAVGVYDVSKSGEPCPLQVLPTGIGPEGLKAVPQRNLFVASTEEMEAAENGIPTMINIYKLKKGAPAYPMIVSAADDDGVPIPWVALSGLAGDPENPDILYAVSDSFLAEGFVYTIDVSQNPALIVDRMQVTGTDEDLDLEGIAVGPDGSFWLCSEGNADGRPNLFLKVNPETGEVLKEVTLPSGLETNARKNGFEGIAVTGKAGAEVVYVAIQRAWPDSGDTDEVNTKIGRYDVATGDWSFVYYPLEAEGNGGWIGLSELTLLPDGPFAVIERDKGWGPSTGLIAELKAVYSVDLASAQFRALGDADGLATLDKTLLWDLLPKMTDASIWTAEKLEGLAVAADGQVYAVTDNDGVDEATGETLFLRLGFRQK